One genomic window of Paenibacillus xylanilyticus includes the following:
- a CDS encoding LysR family transcriptional regulator: protein MEFRQLQYTLQIAAERNFSRAAEKLHIAQPSLSQQLSKLEKELGVLLFQRNTSTVELTHAGVTFVEQAQKIVDAVELLRQEMSDISQLRKGKVVVGSMPITGSHLLPHVLPAYQQAYPDIEVTLLEDAGLTLEKLTASGKADLSLLSLPLQEPSLSYVAIGEERIDLAVPPQHPLAVRGNPDHPIPVHMEELRDESFVVLKKGQGFRKLTFDLCQQAGFDPSVVFESNNIETVQSLVATGMGITLVPRFIARAPRSEFVPVYVPLAEPVPSRTLVVAYRQGRVLSKAAEAFIETFKQTVAKLSEGDYENPASVN, encoded by the coding sequence ATGGAATTCAGACAACTTCAATATACGCTGCAGATTGCTGCAGAACGAAATTTCTCCCGGGCGGCAGAGAAACTTCATATTGCTCAGCCTTCGCTCAGTCAGCAATTGTCTAAACTTGAAAAAGAGCTTGGCGTTTTGCTCTTTCAGCGTAATACCAGCACGGTAGAGTTGACCCATGCTGGGGTCACCTTTGTGGAGCAAGCCCAAAAAATTGTAGATGCTGTGGAGTTGCTCAGACAGGAAATGTCAGATATCTCCCAGCTGCGCAAAGGCAAAGTCGTTGTGGGCAGCATGCCGATTACCGGTTCCCACCTTCTGCCGCATGTACTCCCCGCTTACCAGCAAGCCTATCCGGATATCGAGGTTACATTGCTTGAAGACGCCGGTCTAACGCTGGAGAAGCTGACAGCCAGCGGCAAAGCTGATCTCAGCCTGCTCTCCTTGCCCTTGCAGGAACCAAGCCTGTCATACGTTGCCATCGGCGAAGAGCGAATCGATCTGGCCGTACCTCCTCAGCACCCCCTTGCCGTCAGAGGCAATCCGGATCATCCGATTCCTGTGCATATGGAGGAGCTTCGGGACGAGTCGTTTGTTGTATTGAAAAAAGGACAAGGCTTCCGCAAGCTGACCTTTGATCTGTGCCAGCAGGCAGGATTCGATCCGAGTGTCGTATTTGAGAGCAATAACATTGAAACCGTACAATCCCTTGTAGCAACAGGCATGGGCATCACCCTTGTTCCACGCTTTATAGCCAGGGCACCACGCAGTGAGTTTGTGCCTGTCTATGTACCACTTGCTGAACCTGTCCCAAGTCGTACTCTTGTGGTCGCTTACCGTCAGGGACGTGTACTGTCCAAAGCAGCAGAAGCTTTTATTGAGACATTTAAACAGACGGTTGCCAAGCTTTCCGAAGGAGACTATGAGAATCCTGCCTCTGTAAATTAG
- a CDS encoding carbon-nitrogen family hydrolase, with the protein MTKQPLGEMRVALIQGDIQLGNPEANHQHMQTLLEQAVEQYPDLGLAVLPEMWNTGYALEQIHELADPEGQKSREWLSAFAEKHQISIVGGSIAEKRNGQIFNTMYAYNREGKQVSRYDKLHLFRLMDEEKYLQPGADPEIFELENGLTAGASICYDIRFPELARTLALNGARALIVPAEWPNPRLHHWRTLLTARAIENQMYVIACNRVGKGGDTEFFGHSLIIDPWGEIVSEGGEGEEIVTGLIRPSLVDEVRGRIPVFEDRRPGIYFGAK; encoded by the coding sequence ATGACAAAACAACCATTGGGGGAAATGCGTGTTGCCCTGATTCAGGGTGACATTCAGCTTGGTAATCCTGAAGCCAATCATCAACATATGCAGACTCTGCTTGAGCAAGCAGTTGAACAATATCCGGATCTGGGGCTGGCCGTACTGCCGGAAATGTGGAATACAGGTTACGCTTTGGAGCAAATCCATGAGCTCGCTGACCCGGAAGGGCAAAAATCACGGGAGTGGTTATCGGCATTTGCCGAGAAGCATCAGATTTCAATTGTCGGTGGATCCATAGCAGAGAAGCGAAATGGACAAATTTTTAATACCATGTATGCCTACAACAGGGAAGGTAAGCAGGTTTCACGTTATGATAAATTGCATTTATTCCGCCTGATGGATGAGGAGAAATATTTGCAGCCTGGAGCAGATCCTGAAATTTTCGAACTGGAGAACGGTCTGACCGCAGGGGCGTCCATCTGTTATGATATCCGTTTTCCAGAACTAGCCCGTACGCTTGCATTGAACGGTGCCAGAGCATTGATTGTCCCTGCAGAATGGCCGAATCCACGTTTGCACCACTGGCGCACACTGCTGACAGCACGAGCGATTGAAAATCAGATGTATGTCATTGCGTGCAACCGGGTCGGTAAAGGGGGAGATACCGAATTTTTTGGACACTCTCTTATTATTGATCCTTGGGGGGAAATCGTGTCTGAGGGAGGAGAAGGGGAAGAGATCGTGACCGGACTCATTCGTCCTTCCCTTGTTGATGAAGTGCGGGGACGCATCCCTGTTTTTGAAGACCGCAGACCTGGTATTTATTTTGGTGCAAAATAA
- a CDS encoding AraC family transcriptional regulator produces the protein MIANGNPLFFSAFLFRYVHIRRHIETSEKVMLEVSCERHTLLFCEQGEGRIYIGSELHPFISGKIYPMAPGENYQLEHNRSGELRYMVLHFDAVHMVTGDPELYTRSLFEERDRMNDFSPGTLFGMLDLLESAALYQTDAEYSRLNVHFQKLMELVLSRYTLPKTEQSPDVRVQSTIQYVDEHYAQDISVQKLARLANLRPAQFTALFRQITGRKPLEYLNHVRIEQAKEWLSLSDEPLRDIAGRVGFRDEYYFSRRFRQHTGLAPRQYDRSLQRHTLVQDWAGHEVIIPGHPERILYYGDSAGDLLALGLPVLDGKAYDVLPSIDLEWTVQKQPDLILLDSTNEQLYQRLSRIAPTLIYNSHASLEERIRKVGSWFGMELDAETWIGSYHRRTEEMWSSIKPWIQLGETASVLVHHRGARLFVMGNIGLAPFLYHPQGFTPVSKVQEALAAGRAYKEISTESISQYAGDHIFVMLPESDAARAATEKLFESDEWKELPAVKKGKVYTLDEQVWNMGDALSYSRLQSQFPELLKRTDPSSIIVN, from the coding sequence ATGATCGCAAACGGTAATCCCTTATTTTTCTCCGCATTCCTGTTCCGTTATGTTCATATCAGGCGTCATATCGAGACTTCTGAAAAGGTTATGCTTGAAGTCAGCTGTGAACGGCATACGCTGCTGTTCTGTGAACAGGGTGAAGGCCGCATATATATCGGATCTGAGTTACATCCATTTATCTCCGGCAAGATATACCCCATGGCACCAGGAGAGAATTATCAGTTGGAGCATAACCGTTCTGGTGAGCTGAGATATATGGTGCTTCATTTCGATGCTGTGCACATGGTAACAGGGGATCCGGAACTTTACACACGTTCTTTATTTGAAGAAAGGGACAGGATGAACGACTTTTCACCCGGCACGTTATTCGGCATGCTGGATTTGTTGGAATCGGCTGCCCTCTATCAAACGGATGCGGAATATAGCCGGTTAAATGTACATTTTCAAAAATTGATGGAACTAGTGCTGTCCCGCTATACACTGCCCAAAACAGAACAAAGCCCGGATGTCAGGGTACAGAGCACCATTCAATACGTGGACGAGCATTACGCTCAGGATATAAGTGTACAAAAATTAGCGAGGCTAGCGAATCTTCGACCAGCTCAATTTACAGCTTTGTTTAGGCAAATTACAGGCCGTAAGCCTCTTGAATACCTGAACCATGTACGCATTGAACAGGCGAAGGAATGGCTGTCTCTTTCCGATGAACCTCTGCGCGATATTGCTGGTCGTGTAGGTTTCCGGGATGAGTACTATTTCAGCAGACGCTTCAGGCAGCACACCGGACTGGCTCCCCGGCAATATGATCGATCCCTTCAACGACATACGCTTGTTCAAGATTGGGCTGGACATGAAGTAATCATTCCTGGACACCCTGAGCGGATTCTATACTATGGAGATTCGGCAGGGGACTTACTTGCGTTAGGGCTTCCCGTGCTTGATGGCAAAGCTTATGATGTGTTACCTTCCATTGATTTGGAATGGACCGTGCAGAAGCAGCCGGATCTGATTTTGCTGGATAGCACAAATGAACAGTTATACCAGCGGCTTTCCCGTATTGCCCCTACTTTGATATACAATTCCCATGCGAGCCTGGAAGAACGCATTCGCAAAGTGGGAAGCTGGTTTGGCATGGAGCTGGATGCAGAGACATGGATAGGATCGTATCACAGGAGAACCGAGGAGATGTGGAGCAGCATAAAACCATGGATTCAGCTTGGCGAAACGGCTTCGGTACTTGTGCATCATCGAGGTGCCCGCTTGTTTGTCATGGGCAATATCGGACTGGCTCCGTTTTTGTATCACCCTCAGGGGTTTACGCCTGTAAGCAAAGTGCAGGAAGCTCTAGCTGCCGGGAGGGCCTACAAGGAGATTTCAACAGAGTCGATAAGCCAGTATGCGGGGGACCATATTTTTGTCATGCTGCCAGAGAGCGATGCGGCCAGGGCAGCAACGGAGAAGCTGTTTGAAAGTGATGAGTGGAAGGAGCTGCCCGCTGTAAAAAAAGGAAAAGTGTACACGTTGGATGAGCAGGTGTGGAATATGGGAGACGCCTTATCGTACAGCCGATTGCAGAGCCAGTTCCCTGAATTGCTGAAACGAACTGACCCATCCTCTATAATCGTTAACTAG
- a CDS encoding pyridoxal phosphate-dependent aminotransferase, whose product MSNLQQNSGRSAFDIPTSDVMTQLPTQFFATLVQNVNREIASGHDVINLGQGNPDTPTPPHIVKTLQESAENPLYHKYSPFSGHAFLKEAIAKRYKEDYNVDLDPETEVAILFGGKTGLVQLPQVLLNPGDVCLVPDPGYPDYWSGVALAKAQMSFMPLLESNAFLPDYEAISDEIRNKAKLMYLNYPNNPTSATAPLSFYEDTVEFAIRNKIVVASDFAYGAIGFDGHRPVSFLQAPGAKEVGIEFYTLSKTYNMAGWRVGFALGNAEIISKINLLQDHIYVSLFGGIQAAAAAALTSSQQCVTDLVARYESRRNALYEALSSIGWQASKPGGSFFSWLPVPSGFTSAEFADLLLREAKVAVAPGIGFGTHGEGYVRAGLLSDEKRLEEAARRIGKLNLFK is encoded by the coding sequence ATGAGTAATTTACAGCAAAATTCGGGTCGTTCCGCCTTTGATATACCTACCTCAGACGTCATGACACAGCTGCCAACACAATTTTTTGCAACACTAGTGCAAAATGTGAACCGTGAAATTGCAAGTGGTCACGACGTGATTAATCTTGGTCAGGGGAACCCGGACACTCCTACACCACCGCATATCGTAAAAACATTGCAGGAGTCTGCCGAAAATCCGCTTTATCATAAATATTCACCTTTTAGTGGACATGCCTTCCTGAAGGAAGCCATCGCCAAACGTTATAAAGAAGATTACAACGTTGACCTGGATCCGGAGACTGAAGTTGCGATTTTGTTCGGTGGGAAAACGGGGCTTGTACAGCTGCCGCAAGTGCTGCTTAATCCCGGGGACGTATGTCTCGTTCCTGATCCAGGTTATCCGGATTACTGGTCCGGGGTGGCCCTTGCCAAAGCGCAAATGTCCTTTATGCCTCTTTTGGAGTCGAATGCATTCCTTCCTGATTATGAGGCCATCTCGGATGAAATTCGCAATAAGGCCAAGCTGATGTATTTAAACTATCCCAACAATCCAACATCCGCGACTGCCCCGCTGTCATTCTATGAAGATACCGTGGAATTCGCGATACGGAACAAGATTGTCGTTGCCAGCGACTTCGCATATGGTGCGATTGGGTTTGACGGACATCGTCCGGTCAGTTTCCTGCAAGCGCCTGGCGCCAAGGAAGTCGGAATTGAATTCTATACATTATCCAAAACCTACAATATGGCAGGCTGGCGGGTAGGCTTCGCCCTGGGTAATGCGGAGATTATCTCCAAAATCAATCTGCTCCAGGATCACATTTACGTTAGCCTATTTGGCGGCATTCAGGCAGCGGCAGCTGCAGCCCTGACCTCCTCCCAACAATGTGTTACCGATCTGGTTGCGCGGTATGAATCCCGCCGTAATGCATTATATGAAGCACTTTCCTCCATCGGATGGCAGGCTTCGAAGCCCGGGGGGTCTTTCTTCAGCTGGCTGCCTGTTCCTTCCGGATTTACCTCAGCCGAATTTGCAGATTTACTGCTTCGGGAAGCCAAAGTCGCTGTTGCACCGGGTATCGGGTTTGGCACACATGGAGAAGGCTACGTCCGCGCAGGCTTGCTGAGTGACGAGAAGCGATTGGAGGAAGCTGCCAGAAGGATTGGCAAG
- a CDS encoding ABC transporter substrate-binding protein — protein sequence MKQNGFRVMSTTFMIAALSALLLACGNSSTNGSGDGETTAAATSNDSQAAAENTGQEEVAEADNTSETKKFKDWTGHEVEVPTHPQRVIYHGEVTGDLLVLGVVPVGILKNEGTVYDDQVANAEDVGFPISVEKSLSLNPDLIIFSNDDETQYEQISKVAPTVTFNSFWPLEERMRFLGDLLGKKQEAEDWLAAHAKATEDMWSQLRAKGLKEDETASVFTMYPGNRLFVMAGAGLPQLLYGPGGMKPTPEIQKVLDEEVGFVEISQEKMAEFAGDRIFILNAVDQGAQQSTEELMNSVVWNNLPAVKEGKVYRFDIVKASSDATSREWLLQELPRQMIH from the coding sequence ATGAAACAAAATGGCTTTCGTGTGATGAGCACGACATTCATGATTGCAGCGTTATCCGCACTGCTGCTTGCTTGCGGCAATTCGTCCACTAACGGTTCAGGTGACGGAGAGACAACTGCTGCGGCAACATCCAATGACTCGCAGGCAGCAGCAGAGAATACCGGGCAAGAAGAGGTGGCGGAGGCAGACAACACGAGTGAAACGAAAAAATTTAAAGACTGGACCGGGCACGAAGTGGAAGTTCCAACCCATCCGCAGCGTGTCATATACCACGGCGAGGTTACTGGGGATCTTTTGGTTCTCGGGGTAGTTCCTGTAGGTATTCTTAAAAATGAAGGTACGGTATACGATGATCAGGTGGCAAATGCAGAAGATGTTGGTTTCCCAATCAGTGTTGAAAAGTCGCTATCACTCAATCCGGACCTGATCATATTCTCGAATGATGATGAAACCCAATACGAGCAGATTTCGAAAGTTGCTCCAACGGTGACGTTCAACTCCTTCTGGCCACTCGAAGAACGGATGCGATTCCTGGGAGATTTGCTCGGCAAAAAACAGGAGGCTGAGGACTGGCTTGCCGCTCATGCCAAGGCAACAGAGGATATGTGGAGTCAGCTGCGTGCAAAGGGGCTGAAGGAAGACGAAACCGCATCGGTATTTACCATGTATCCAGGTAATCGATTGTTCGTGATGGCGGGTGCAGGATTGCCCCAGCTGCTCTACGGACCTGGTGGTATGAAGCCCACCCCTGAAATCCAAAAGGTACTGGATGAAGAAGTAGGATTTGTTGAAATATCACAGGAAAAAATGGCAGAGTTCGCTGGAGACCGCATATTTATTTTGAATGCAGTAGATCAAGGGGCACAGCAATCAACGGAAGAATTGATGAATAGCGTGGTGTGGAATAACCTGCCTGCAGTCAAGGAGGGCAAGGTTTATCGATTTGATATCGTCAAAGCATCGAGCGATGCTACATCAAGAGAGTGGCTTTTGCAGGAATTGCCGAGACAGATGATTCATTAA